In Topomyia yanbarensis strain Yona2022 chromosome 2, ASM3024719v1, whole genome shotgun sequence, one DNA window encodes the following:
- the LOC131678533 gene encoding pupal cuticle protein 20-like, whose amino-acid sequence MKIIIFTTLIAVCSCARLDNNYLPPPGAASSGGGPGLAAPAPGGFGARPSSGGHGGGAGGAGGFGGRPAPGGAPANRPAPSYGPPAGGFGGGAPSSFGGGASSGGFGGGAPASPAAPAGPPIEIISYENENNGDGSYKFSYETGNGIKAQEQGEVKNKGSENEIQSVQGSYSYTSPEGQVITLTYVADENGFQPQGDHLPTPPPIPEEVLKAQQAHAAAHASAAAAGGGSSGGHGAGGAGGYPGSGPASTGGAGYPSGGGAGAGYPSGGPLAGARPGGGRPSGSGSFSPQSGYKY is encoded by the exons ATGAAAATT ATTATATTCACCACCCTGATTGCGGTGTGCTCATGTGCCCGTTTAGACAATAACTATCTGCCGCCACCGGGAGCAGCTTCCTCCGGTGGAGGCCCTGGATTAGCGGCACCAGCTCCAGGTGGATTCGGAGCCAGACCATCGTCCGGAGGGCATGGTGGTGGAGCAGGAGGAGCTGGCGGTTTTGGTGGACGACCCGCACCGGGAG GTGCACCCGCTAACCGTCCAGCCCCTTCATACGGTCCACCAGCAGGTGGATTTGGAGGTGGCGCCCCTTCATCTTTCGGCGGTGGAGCTTCTTCTGGTGGTTTCGGAGGTGGTGCTCCGGCTAGTCCAGCGGCTCCTGCTGGACCACCAATCGAGATAATTTCCTATGAGAACGAAAATAATGGCGATGGCAGCTACAAGTTCAG TTACGAAACCGGCAACGGAATCAAGGCACAGGAACAGGGAGAAGTCAAGAACAAAGGATCCGAAAACGAGATCCAATCCGTACAGGGATCGTACTCGTACACCTCTCCTGAAGGTCAGGTCATCACGCTGACTTACGTTGCCGATGAGAATGGATTCCAACCGCAGGGAGATCATCTGCCAACCCCACCACCGATCCCAGAGGAAGTGCTGAAGGCCCAGCAGGCACATGCTGCTGCTCATGCTAGTGCGGCCGCTGCTGGAGGTGGTAGTTCCGGCGGTCATGGTGCTGGCGGAGCTGGTGGATACCCAGGATCAGGACCCGCTAGTACGGGTGGTGCTGGATACCCATCGGGTGGTGGTGCAGGAGCTGGATATCCATCAGGAGGTCCGCTGGCTGGTGCACGGCCTGGCGGTGGCCGTCCATCCGGTAGTGGTTCGTTCAGTCCGCAGTCAGGGTATAAATACTAG